TATTTGAGGGGGCAAAAACTGGAATTTACTCTTCTTTCCTTGTGCTGCAATTAAAGAACCTTTTAACATTTCATATGCCTTAAAATCCATGTATAGAATTCAACATTGGCTTAACATTCAACCTCCACGTTTTCTTGTTCGCCCTTTTGTGCTACAATCAAAGACGCCTTTAGCAAACAGTGGATTGAACACTCCTAGGAGCATTGCTTCGACATGCATCTCCAGCCATGTGTAGCCAGGCACGCATGTCACACTAATCATGGCACCACCAGCACAACAAATTTAAAGAGTTGCCATGAAAAATGGCGATGTCTCCCTTCGATGCCAGACGACGCCGTTCCATATCTGTTTTATTGTGCCCTAGCCGTCCTGCATTCACACCTGCCTGTCTAGTCCAGTATTCCCGCATACGGTCCCAAGCCGTTTATCTTTTTGTTGCCGACAAGGAAAGGATCGCATGGTTTTATCTTGTTTGGTTAGAAAACACACCGTGGTACCGGGGTCAAAAGCGTGGGTACAACCACAAGCTTTCTAACTGTTCTCTCAGTGCGGATCAGCGCACGTGAACTGCTCACGTACAAGACGGAAACTGCTGCTTCTTTTCTGCACTGAACCACGGAGTAAATGGCACCAGATCACGCTGGATTAGTGCACATTCAGTAGCTGATAAACCCCTACGACAATTCAGCACTGAACCACGGAGTAACTTATACGAGATCACGCTGGATTAGTGCACATTCATTAGCTGATCAACCGCTACGAAAAAAGAAGTGGGGTAACGGCTACGACAATTCTGCACTGAACCACGGAGTAACTGACATTCAACAACTGATGAACTGGCGCACATTCGTAGGCTCTTCGGATGAACTTCACCGATATACCCAGCATGGTATTCCACCAACCATGCTACAACGTCACAGTGAAACTACCTCAGCGTGCCCTCTGAAAAAAGGGTAAGCGCCTCAGAACAAAAAATAGGAGCAGTAGATATATTTCTGGAGAAAAGGGAAGGAACAGCACATATACTACATATATAAAAAAACAAGATTAGGGGCAGGTAACATGATCAACGGAACATAATTAACAGAACATAAACAAAACTGGCACCAATACATAAACATAACATTCTGGAACTCAACTTGTGCCCAGCTCTACACCAGAAACCCCAAAGCCAACATTTTCCATCCAAAACTACGAAGGGATCCCCCGGCCATTCCTTCGTTTTCTGCCTAGCTAAGCAGACCAACATATAAACCGACACCTTATTACAGGGCCACCAGCTGCCTGGCTCTAAATTAATCAACTCATTAAGTATATTGACATCTGATCTGATGCTAACCAGAAGGAACAGAACGAGAGAGGGGGGCAATGTTACAAGCTTCCCTCATTTTATCTTCAAATAAGCGAATCGGACTTGGCAGGCAATCTTCTGTAGAAGTTGAACGGCACAGAGGGCATCCTGCTGCGGAACCGGGGATGGCGCAGCAAGTAGAGCATGGTGATGACCAGCAAAACCTGGAACGGCGTCACATACAGCACAATGGCCACCACCAGGGACAAGAATATGAAGATGGCGGTGGCACGGGGGTCCCTCCAGCTCAGCAACGCATGGGCTCTCTCACCTTGCGTCGCCAGGTCCCCGACCACCGTCTGCACACGACCTCCAACACTCCTCAGCCTGTCGTAGCGCAACCTTACAATGTCAGCTGGCCTGTTGGATGGGAATGTGTCAAACTCCTCATCAAGCTCATCAGGGTGTGTGAACTCAGCCTGCGATAGCTTGGTATCCATGTGTGGTGGGTGCCTTGACCGGAAGCGATAGTTCCACAGTCCGATCATAAACATGTAGAGGAAGATGGTAGGCAGGATGAGCTCCGGGTAGCAGATCAGTATCAGGAACAACATGTGCACCAGCATTGTTGTGATCGGGTTTCGCCAGCTCCTGATGCCATCATACCACTTGGCCATTGAGGCAAAGCCACAGAACAGAGAGGTGATGCGATAGAAGTTGGCCTTGCTGCGCCGGAGGCTAAACATGTGCGAGCCCACATCGAGCGTGTACTCGACCACCTCCCTGCGCAGTGGTGGCTCAGCACGGCTAAGCCTTGCCGAAACAATCTGCATCGCCTGGTGCCTCAGGTAGTCCAATTGCATCACTGATATTGGTTGTGAGTAGTGCATCTTCGGCAGCAGCGGACGGCCATACATTGCCATCATGTTCACCCATGCCGTGCATGTAAACCGCACGGCCAAATGCAGCTCACCGGTCTTCTTGAGGCCACTTGGCTTAAGAGCAAGCAAAGGATAGAAATGGGTGTACACCCGGTCAGTCTCCAGTGTCGAGAGACGAATTCTGACCTTGCCAATGCTTTCATCCCGGGCATCACCACTCTTGCTCCCAATCTGGCTATTGTCAAACACCACCACCGTGATCACGGTGCATGGATCAAACACCTCCCAGGTATACTGCTCATTCCACTGGGGATTCAGCGTGTTCATGATGGTTCTTGTGCGCACCCATTTCGGACCATACTTGGCAACGCAGTAGGCGTCGGTGCTGCGACCATCCTTGGCCTTCATTGGTATCAAGTTGCGTGCACCAAGAACACCCACCTCAAGGATCCCAATGCTCGGCTTCCGGGTGTGCTTTGATGATGGCTGGAGATCACTGCTGTAGTAGGTCGACTCGTCAAGAACATGGTACCCAAAGTCCAGCGACATCCGAAGCTGTATCTTGCTCGCGAACTTGCCCTCCTTCTTCTCGCCGTCGTCGCTGGGGCGCGCAAGGCTGTACCAGCGCGGCTCCACGGGCTTGCCGAAGTGGTCATGGCGCGGCATTGCGGCGTTGAGGGGCAGCATAATGCGCCCGAGCGGCTCGTCGCGGCCCGGCCCGACGCGGTCCTCCACGGTGACGAGCAGGGGCTCGTCGAACGGCTCCGACGCGACAAACATGAACTCCTCGTTCCACATCGGGTTGGGCGAACCCGGCGGCCCGCCCGGGCGCGTGCGCCGCACCTGCCCGGCCAGCTGCAGCTTGACGGAGGCGTTCATGGGGCGCGACGTGTCGTGGGGCACGAGGTCCTGCGCCCCGATGGCGGCGACGCGGAGGTACACGAGCTTGGGCGAGAAGTATACCTTGGCGCGCGTGGAGGCGACGGCCGACGGGCCAGCCGCCCCGTGCGCGTCGGAATGCCAGGCCTCCGGGAAGGCCTCGTCGGCCTGGGTCCCGAGCCAGACGGACAGCATGATCTCGCCGTGGTGGAGCTTCTCCCCGCGCTTGCCGTCGAGCCTGTACCACTGGGGCGCCAGCGGGGAGTCCGGCGGCACGCGGACGGGCACCTCGGAGAGGTCGAACCCTATGCGGCCGACCATGTCGTCGCCGCCGGCGAGATCCTTGGCCTTGACGGCGACCTCGAGCAGATGCGACTGGAGGTGCGTGGCGGAGAAGGCGAAGACCTGGTGCCAGGAGGGGCTGTGGTGGCCGGCGAGGACGGCGGTGGTGCCCTTGAAGTTGCCGAGCTTGACCTCGACGAAGGGGTCGATGGAGCCGGTGGGGGAGACGGCGGGGAGGTCCCGCGCCTTGACGACGTGCACGTAGAGGAAGCGCATCGGCTCGACGAGGTCGTAGGTGGAGGAGATCTtgccggcggcgctggcggcggcggcggaggggttgAGGCCCGGGATGTTGAAGCGGGGCCGCAGCATGGCGGCCAGCGGCGGGCGCGTCTCCGTCAGCCCGAACTGCTGCTGCGGCGGCGCCATCGGGCCCCCCGGCCCGTGCATCATGAACGGCCGCGGCTGCATTGCTCCCTTCATCTCGTCGCTCTGCGGCGGCGTGGGGGGGAGTGGCGAGTGGAGTGGGGGCTAGTGTGGCATTCCGTCGAGCAGTTGGTGGTGGGGTGGTGCCGTGGGAGCGCAACGGAGGGGAGCGTGTGTGCGCAGGCCAGGGCAGGGTAGAGAGGGATCTGTAGCGCCTCGGAACGAATCCCGGCCGTCAGATCCGCATCCGGTGGCCGGCGTATATCCGTATCTAACAAAAAGGGGTAGGTAAAGCGTGACGGCCCGCAGCCCGCACGATAAAAGGCGCTACGTCACCGACGTGTAGGTCAGCAGCGCGGCCCGTGGCCGCCGTGTCAGTGACGTTGGAGGGGAAGGCGCTGGCGTAGTGGGAGGCGTGGCCCGTTGCGAGGCGGGCGGCCAACGTGGGGCCCCACCGGGGGGCATAGATGTGGTGGACAGCTCGACGGGCCGGTGCGTCGGATCCTCTGTGTCTGTGAGATCCATCACCCATGGGGTGCGCCCCCACTGGGGCTGGGTCTCCGCTGTGGCCCCGCTACCCGAGCGTGCTGTTCGTTTCACTTTCTCGCCTACGCCCTACCCCATCGGAGCTCTTGCTAGCCATTTACGTGCCCCCC
The sequence above is a segment of the Triticum dicoccoides isolate Atlit2015 ecotype Zavitan chromosome 1A, WEW_v2.0, whole genome shotgun sequence genome. Coding sequences within it:
- the LOC119280515 gene encoding FT-interacting protein 3-like, whose protein sequence is MKGAMQPRPFMMHGPGGPMAPPQQQFGLTETRPPLAAMLRPRFNIPGLNPSAAAASAAGKISSTYDLVEPMRFLYVHVVKARDLPAVSPTGSIDPFVEVKLGNFKGTTAVLAGHHSPSWHQVFAFSATHLQSHLLEVAVKAKDLAGGDDMVGRIGFDLSEVPVRVPPDSPLAPQWYRLDGKRGEKLHHGEIMLSVWLGTQADEAFPEAWHSDAHGAAGPSAVASTRAKVYFSPKLVYLRVAAIGAQDLVPHDTSRPMNASVKLQLAGQVRRTRPGGPPGSPNPMWNEEFMFVASEPFDEPLLVTVEDRVGPGRDEPLGRIMLPLNAAMPRHDHFGKPVEPRWYSLARPSDDGEKKEGKFASKIQLRMSLDFGYHVLDESTYYSSDLQPSSKHTRKPSIGILEVGVLGARNLIPMKAKDGRSTDAYCVAKYGPKWVRTRTIMNTLNPQWNEQYTWEVFDPCTVITVVVFDNSQIGSKSGDARDESIGKVRIRLSTLETDRVYTHFYPLLALKPSGLKKTGELHLAVRFTCTAWVNMMAMYGRPLLPKMHYSQPISVMQLDYLRHQAMQIVSARLSRAEPPLRREVVEYTLDVGSHMFSLRRSKANFYRITSLFCGFASMAKWYDGIRSWRNPITTMLVHMLFLILICYPELILPTIFLYMFMIGLWNYRFRSRHPPHMDTKLSQAEFTHPDELDEEFDTFPSNRPADIVRLRYDRLRSVGGRVQTVVGDLATQGERAHALLSWRDPRATAIFIFLSLVVAIVLYVTPFQVLLVITMLYLLRHPRFRSRMPSVPFNFYRRLPAKSDSLI